One region of Anoplopoma fimbria isolate UVic2021 breed Golden Eagle Sablefish chromosome 10, Afim_UVic_2022, whole genome shotgun sequence genomic DNA includes:
- the lipea gene encoding lipase, hormone-sensitive a isoform X1 gives MVASDMDYKVVFAALETVCENNISIFCGPTDLPYGAIAGRLVTCMREIQEHGRALEPVIASFTAVFHHYDFDAQTPGNGYRTLAKVLLSCLLHIINKGRYIASNYTSAFFRSDHNASEMEAYRSALCQLRALLHLAQQLINDNGFGQLYALQDGDLSRQFVQEYSSMHKACFYGRCLGFQFSPTLRPFLQTVVISMVTYGETYGKQQSGLGLAALSLLTSGKYVIDPELRGAEFERITQNLDMQFWKSFWNLTESGLLAGFSRIASYPVQVNLTLTLPPVNLQLPLASDPSLTATVSPPIAHWGPGPVHMRLISCELREGQESEELLAYSRSDPPAITASHLPWVQKQPRSPWLLIHFHGGGFVAQTSRSHENYLRTWSKELGVPILSVDYSLSPEAPFPRALEECFYAYCWALNNCHLLGSTAERVCLAGDSAGGNLCITVSMKAICTGIRVPDGIMAAYPATLLTTDASPSRLLTLIDPLLPLGVLTKCINAYAGADSQTVQTAADSGSLRALGRDTAALLSDLTQGASNWIQSFLDPMRTTGGVRSLSSAQMGSLNGATPAGASATNCVDHVDYPEGFEPLRSDCLAFIRPTTCPVIRNPFVSPLLAPASLLRGLPPVHIVASALDALLDDSVMFAKKLRDMGQPVSLTVVEDLPHGFLSLYQLAKEIDVAAETCVEQMRKIFEQGDLRPTLSETSQSGSRSG, from the exons CCTCAGATATGGATTACAAGGTTGTGTTCGCAGCCTTGGAGACAGtttgtgaaaacaacatttctattttttgtgGGCCCACCGATTTGCCGTACGGGGCCATTGCCGGCCGCCTGGTCACTTGTATGAGAGAGATTCAGGAGCATGGCCGAGCCCTGGAGCCCGTGATTGCCAGTTTCACCGCCGTCTTCCACCATTACGACTTTGATGCACAAACGCCCGGGAATGGCTACCGCACCCTGGCCAAG GTCTTGCTGTCTTGCCTTTTGCACATCATCAACAAGGGCCGCTACATCGCCTCCAATTACACAAGTGCCTTCTTCAGGTCGGACCACAACGCGTCTGAGATGGAGGCGTACCGCAGCGCTCTGTGCCAGCTCCGGGCGCTGCTGCACCTCGCCCAGCAGCTGATCAACGACAACGGCTTTGGCCAGCTGTACGCCCTGCAGGACGGGGACCTGAGCCGCCAGTTCGTGCAGGAGTACAGCTCCATGCACAAGGCCTGCTTCTACGGCCGCTGTCTGGGATTTCAG TTCTCGCCAACTCTTCGTCCATTCCTTCAGACCGTTGTCATAAGCATGGTAACATATGGAGAGACGTATGGTAAACAGCAGTCGGGTTTGG GTTTGGCGGCCCTTTCCCTCCTTACGTCGGGGAAGTACGTCATTGATCCGGAGCTGCGGGGCGCAGAGTTCGAACGCATAACCCAGAACCTGGACATGCAATTCTGGAAGTCCTTCTGGAACCTCACAGAGTCCGGCCTTTTAGCA GGCTTCAGCAGAATAGCCTCGTACCCGGTGCAGGTGAACCTCACCCTGACCTTGCCCCCTGTCAATCTGCAACTCCCGCTGGCCTCGGACCCCAGCCTTACAGCCACCGTGTCGCCTCCGATAGCCCACTGGGGCCCCGGACCAGTCCACATGCGTCTGATCTCCTGTGAGCTGCGAGAAGGACAG GAGAGCGAAGAGTTGCTAGCTTATTCTCGAAGTGATCCCCCCGCCATCACCGCGTCCCATCTCCCCTGGGTGCAGAAGCAGCCTCGCTCCCCCTGGCTGCTCATCCACTTCCATGGAGGCGGCTTCGTGGCCCAGACTTCCAGATCCCACGAG AATTATCTGCGGACTTGGTCAAAGGAGCTGGGCGTGCCCATCCTCTCTGTGGACTACTCGCTGTCACCAGAAGCGCCGTTTCCCAGAGCTCTGGAGGAATGTTTCTACGCCTACTGCTGGGCTCTGAACAACTGTCATCTGCTGG GCTCCACAGCTGAGCGTGTTTGCCTGGCGGGCGACAGCGCCGGAGGAAACCTCTGCATCACTGTGTCCATGAAGGCCATATGCACCGGCATCCGAGTCCCCGACGGCATCATGGCCGCCTACCCCGCCACCTTGCTCACCACTGACGCCTCGCCATCTCGCCTGCTCACGCTCATCGACCCGCTGTTGCCTCTAGGTGTCCTCACGAAGTGCATCAATGCCTacgcag GTGCAGACTCCCAGACGGTGCAGACGGCTGCGGACAGCGGCAGTCTGAGAGCTCTGGGCAGAGACACCGCAGCGCTGCTCAGCGATCTCACCCAGGGAGCCTCCAACTGGATCCAGTCCTTTCTGGACCCCATGCGGACAACGGGGGGAGTGCGATCGCTGTCGTCGGCGCAAATGGGATCCCTGAACGGCGCGACACCCGCTGGCGCCTCTGCGACAAACTGTGTAGATCACGTGGATTACCCAGAGGGCTTTGAGCCGCTGCGCTCCGACTGTCTGGCCTTTATTCGCCCAACTACCTGCCCCGTAATCAGGAACCCGTTTGTGTCGCCCCTGCTGGCTCCTGCCAGCCTGCTGAGAGGCCTGCCGCCTGTGCACATAGTG GCCTCTGCTCTGGACGCCCTGCTGGACGACTCGGTGATGTTTGCCAAGAAGCTGCGGGACATGGGCCAGCCCGTGAGTCTGACGGTGGTGGAGGACCTGCCGCACGGCTTCCTCAGCCTGTATCAGCTCGCCAAGGAGATAGACGTCGCCGCGGAAACCTGCGTGGAGCAAATGAGGAAGATTTTTGAGCAAGGAGATCTTCGACCAACGCTGTCAGAGACGTCTCAGAGTGGCAGTCGCTCAGGCTGA
- the lipea gene encoding lipase, hormone-sensitive a isoform X2 → MDYKVVFAALETVCENNISIFCGPTDLPYGAIAGRLVTCMREIQEHGRALEPVIASFTAVFHHYDFDAQTPGNGYRTLAKVLLSCLLHIINKGRYIASNYTSAFFRSDHNASEMEAYRSALCQLRALLHLAQQLINDNGFGQLYALQDGDLSRQFVQEYSSMHKACFYGRCLGFQFSPTLRPFLQTVVISMVTYGETYGKQQSGLGLAALSLLTSGKYVIDPELRGAEFERITQNLDMQFWKSFWNLTESGLLAGFSRIASYPVQVNLTLTLPPVNLQLPLASDPSLTATVSPPIAHWGPGPVHMRLISCELREGQESEELLAYSRSDPPAITASHLPWVQKQPRSPWLLIHFHGGGFVAQTSRSHENYLRTWSKELGVPILSVDYSLSPEAPFPRALEECFYAYCWALNNCHLLGSTAERVCLAGDSAGGNLCITVSMKAICTGIRVPDGIMAAYPATLLTTDASPSRLLTLIDPLLPLGVLTKCINAYAGADSQTVQTAADSGSLRALGRDTAALLSDLTQGASNWIQSFLDPMRTTGGVRSLSSAQMGSLNGATPAGASATNCVDHVDYPEGFEPLRSDCLAFIRPTTCPVIRNPFVSPLLAPASLLRGLPPVHIVASALDALLDDSVMFAKKLRDMGQPVSLTVVEDLPHGFLSLYQLAKEIDVAAETCVEQMRKIFEQGDLRPTLSETSQSGSRSG, encoded by the exons ATGGATTACAAGGTTGTGTTCGCAGCCTTGGAGACAGtttgtgaaaacaacatttctattttttgtgGGCCCACCGATTTGCCGTACGGGGCCATTGCCGGCCGCCTGGTCACTTGTATGAGAGAGATTCAGGAGCATGGCCGAGCCCTGGAGCCCGTGATTGCCAGTTTCACCGCCGTCTTCCACCATTACGACTTTGATGCACAAACGCCCGGGAATGGCTACCGCACCCTGGCCAAG GTCTTGCTGTCTTGCCTTTTGCACATCATCAACAAGGGCCGCTACATCGCCTCCAATTACACAAGTGCCTTCTTCAGGTCGGACCACAACGCGTCTGAGATGGAGGCGTACCGCAGCGCTCTGTGCCAGCTCCGGGCGCTGCTGCACCTCGCCCAGCAGCTGATCAACGACAACGGCTTTGGCCAGCTGTACGCCCTGCAGGACGGGGACCTGAGCCGCCAGTTCGTGCAGGAGTACAGCTCCATGCACAAGGCCTGCTTCTACGGCCGCTGTCTGGGATTTCAG TTCTCGCCAACTCTTCGTCCATTCCTTCAGACCGTTGTCATAAGCATGGTAACATATGGAGAGACGTATGGTAAACAGCAGTCGGGTTTGG GTTTGGCGGCCCTTTCCCTCCTTACGTCGGGGAAGTACGTCATTGATCCGGAGCTGCGGGGCGCAGAGTTCGAACGCATAACCCAGAACCTGGACATGCAATTCTGGAAGTCCTTCTGGAACCTCACAGAGTCCGGCCTTTTAGCA GGCTTCAGCAGAATAGCCTCGTACCCGGTGCAGGTGAACCTCACCCTGACCTTGCCCCCTGTCAATCTGCAACTCCCGCTGGCCTCGGACCCCAGCCTTACAGCCACCGTGTCGCCTCCGATAGCCCACTGGGGCCCCGGACCAGTCCACATGCGTCTGATCTCCTGTGAGCTGCGAGAAGGACAG GAGAGCGAAGAGTTGCTAGCTTATTCTCGAAGTGATCCCCCCGCCATCACCGCGTCCCATCTCCCCTGGGTGCAGAAGCAGCCTCGCTCCCCCTGGCTGCTCATCCACTTCCATGGAGGCGGCTTCGTGGCCCAGACTTCCAGATCCCACGAG AATTATCTGCGGACTTGGTCAAAGGAGCTGGGCGTGCCCATCCTCTCTGTGGACTACTCGCTGTCACCAGAAGCGCCGTTTCCCAGAGCTCTGGAGGAATGTTTCTACGCCTACTGCTGGGCTCTGAACAACTGTCATCTGCTGG GCTCCACAGCTGAGCGTGTTTGCCTGGCGGGCGACAGCGCCGGAGGAAACCTCTGCATCACTGTGTCCATGAAGGCCATATGCACCGGCATCCGAGTCCCCGACGGCATCATGGCCGCCTACCCCGCCACCTTGCTCACCACTGACGCCTCGCCATCTCGCCTGCTCACGCTCATCGACCCGCTGTTGCCTCTAGGTGTCCTCACGAAGTGCATCAATGCCTacgcag GTGCAGACTCCCAGACGGTGCAGACGGCTGCGGACAGCGGCAGTCTGAGAGCTCTGGGCAGAGACACCGCAGCGCTGCTCAGCGATCTCACCCAGGGAGCCTCCAACTGGATCCAGTCCTTTCTGGACCCCATGCGGACAACGGGGGGAGTGCGATCGCTGTCGTCGGCGCAAATGGGATCCCTGAACGGCGCGACACCCGCTGGCGCCTCTGCGACAAACTGTGTAGATCACGTGGATTACCCAGAGGGCTTTGAGCCGCTGCGCTCCGACTGTCTGGCCTTTATTCGCCCAACTACCTGCCCCGTAATCAGGAACCCGTTTGTGTCGCCCCTGCTGGCTCCTGCCAGCCTGCTGAGAGGCCTGCCGCCTGTGCACATAGTG GCCTCTGCTCTGGACGCCCTGCTGGACGACTCGGTGATGTTTGCCAAGAAGCTGCGGGACATGGGCCAGCCCGTGAGTCTGACGGTGGTGGAGGACCTGCCGCACGGCTTCCTCAGCCTGTATCAGCTCGCCAAGGAGATAGACGTCGCCGCGGAAACCTGCGTGGAGCAAATGAGGAAGATTTTTGAGCAAGGAGATCTTCGACCAACGCTGTCAGAGACGTCTCAGAGTGGCAGTCGCTCAGGCTGA